One Miscanthus floridulus cultivar M001 chromosome 11, ASM1932011v1, whole genome shotgun sequence DNA window includes the following coding sequences:
- the LOC136493615 gene encoding uncharacterized protein, with protein MRCARHPYEGGVGVCAPCLRDRLLALAAAQNAASSLPPPLPPPEPEPEPVFPRSVSSPYVCRRRKSDASSAPRGRPPGSLLFFRTPQVGPAYGAGSGAGAAGFEDGDIGLFRRRRGRFSVLAALFGHRPDDDRRGDKERRYRPSSWLAGIVPRAARRRRKDRETGLPPPSPPRRSCRGVSDRGLSPVRYYADGDGEESTSPAESPWLPSPSPMRKTPGRRRLGLGAAPGAGVSGFSVCISPLVRPSLGRHLRGGGHPPDAVVSGDLRPSPLHPLTSSASLHHCRSWKLADGGRFR; from the coding sequence ATGAGGTGCGCCAGGCACCCGTACGAGGGCGGCGTAGGCGTCTGCGCGCCGTGCCTCCGCGACCGCCTGCTCGCGCTCGCCGCCGCGCAGAACGCGGCTTCCTCGCTGCCCCCGCCCCTACCCCCACCGGAACCCGAGCCGGAGCCGGTGTTCCCGAGGTCGGTGTCGTCGCCGTACGTGTGCCGCCGCCGCAAGTCCGACGCGTCGTCGGCGCCGCGGGGGCGCCCGCCGGGCAGCCTGCTCTTCTTCCGGACGCCGCAGGTCGGCCCCGCGTACGGCGCCGGGtcaggagcaggagcagctggGTTCGAGGATGGCGACATCGGGTTGTTCCGGAGGCGGCGCGGCAGGTTCTCCGTGCTCGCCGCGCTCTTCGGCCACAGACCGGACGACGACAGACGCGGCGACAAGGAGCGGAGGTACAGGCCGTCCTCCTGGCTCGCGGGGATCGTGCCGCGCGCCGCACGCCGGAGGAGGAAGGACAGGGAGACCGGTCTGCCGCCGCCTTCCCCGCCGCGGCGCTCGTGCCGCGGGGTCAGCGACCGGGGGCTCTCGCCGGTGAGGTACTACGCCGACGGGGACGGCGAGGAGAGCACCTCACCGGCGGAGTCGCCGTGgctgccgtcgccgtcgccgatgCGGAAAACCCCGGGCCGTCGCCGCCTGGGACTGGGAGCGGCGCCCGGGGCCGGTGTGTCGGGGTTCTCGGTGTGCATCAGCCCGCTCGTGCGGCCCAGCCTGGGGAGGCACCTCCGTGGCGGCGGCCACCCGCCGGACGCGGTCGTCTCAGGCGATCTTCGCCCGTCGCCACTCCACCCGCTCACGTCCAGCGCCTCGCTCCACCACTGCCGCTCCtggaagctcgccgacggcggccgGTTCCGGTGA
- the LOC136494417 gene encoding DNA replication ATP-dependent helicase/nuclease JHS1-like, whose product MPPKRRAAAAASSKKPQPSQPSQPAKFGILHFERQTQASQNAKRQKPDPPAPPPPPPPPPPPEEEPSEVSPEVTKTLEPKRVRFSPGMLIKQSQDDGAAEVVTWKISPVNHRLGMAKSKQFLGMAPHPYSSEKNSSLEAMKKWHSFPLGLSRCTTSGRNSGVLESALVGCDGVEDTQSPFRTPPSLSYGCNEQLSSGVTSEGDLEPLGAGQHKKALLDLLDQVEDAIMEEELPVDPGNKGGQTTNKDNTNNSCSSVADGDLTIPSKKTINAPLFNSFLVLEVSEKHKADDSSCDRYPVKILRLLNEHSGKECAVHLCDEWFHSIVGPGDTVNVIGEFSNQGKCIVDHDNNLVIVHPELLISGTRVASSFHCPRRSVLDDRLKSNEYSTSVLTGTLLHQVFQAGLLKDAPSRQFLEQQAKEVLLKNIETLYACGANESNMYSTLIEAIPKMLNWFKCFLKGSKCSNVDFGHNEGRKTVGVTEVMDIEEMAWAPRYGLKGVIDASVRSRVESCNGGSYDRIMPLEFKTGKGTSGQTAMEHSAQVILYTPFARRAA is encoded by the exons ATGCCCCCGAAgaggcgcgccgccgccgccgcctcttcaAAGAAACCGCAGCCATCGCAGCCGTCGCAGCCCGCCAAGTTCGGCATCCTCCACTTCGAGCGCCAGACCCAGGCCTCCCAGAACGCCAAGCGCCAGAAGCCCGACCCCCCtgcgcctccccctcctcctcctccgccgccgccgcccgaggAGGAGCCCTCGGAGGTCTCACCGGAGGTCACCAAGACGCTTGAGCCGAAGCGTGTCAGGTTTTCTCCCGGAATG TTGATTAAGCAGAGCCAGGACGATGGGGCCGCGGAGGTGGTGACTTGGAAGATCTCGCCGGTAAACCATCGCCTTGGTATGGCGAAGTCGAAGCAATTTCTGGGGATGGCACCTCATCCGTACTCAAGCGAG AAAAATTCCTCCCTTGAGGCTATGAAGAAGTGGCATTCATTTCCATTGGGCCTGTCAAGGTGTACTACTTCTGGACGTAATTCAGGAGTTCTTGAATCTGCTCTAGTTGGTTGTGATGGCGTGGAGGATACTCAGAGTCCATTTCGGACCCCACCATCGCTTTCCTATGGCTGCAACGAG CAACTGAGCAGTGGTGTCACTTCTGAGGGAGATCTCGAACCATTGGGAGCAGGGCAGCACAAAAAG GCATTACTTGATCTTCTAGACCAAGTAGAGGATGCAATCATGGAAGAAGAATTGCCTGTTGATCCTGGAAATAAAGGAGGGCAAACCACAAACAAGGATAATACCAACAATAGCTGTTCTTCTGTTGCCGATGGTGACTTAACTATCCCATCCAagaaaaccattaatgctccactCTTCAATAGTTTTCTTGTCTTGGAG gtgtCAGAAAAACATAAAGCTGATGATTCATCGTGTGATCGCTATCCTGTTAAG ATTCTGCGTCTTCTGAATGAACACTCTGGGAAAGAATGTGCCGTGCATCTGTGTGATGAGTG GTTCCACAGTATTGTTGGGCCTGGTGATACTGTAAATGTCATTGGAGAATTTAGTAACCAAGGAAAATGTATTGTTGATCATGACAATAATCTTGTTATTGTCCATCCAGAGCTACTCATTTCTGGGACACGG GTTGCTTCTAGCTTCCATTGTCCAAGAAGGTCTGTTCTTGATGACAGACTAAAAAGCAATGAATATTCTACCAGCGTGTTGACTGGTACTCTGCTTCACCAAGTCTTTCAG GCTGGGCTACTCAAGGATGCTCCTTCACGGCAATTCTTGGAACAACAAGCAAAGGAAGTTCTTCTGAAAAATATAGAGACTTTATATGCATGTGGAG CCAATGAAAGCAACATGTACTCCACACTCATTGAAGCTATCCCCAAAATGTTGAATTGGTTCAAGTGTTTCTTAAAG GGTTCAAAGTGTTCTAATGTTGATTTTGGACATAACGAAGGGAGAAAGACTGTTGGAGTGACTGAG GTGATGGATATTGAGGAAATGGCATGGGCGCCAAGATATGGTTTGAAAGGGGTTATCGATGCTTCTGTTAGATCAAGAGTCGAGTCATGCAATGGTGGTTCATATGATAGAATAATGCCACTAGAGTTCAAAACTGGGAAAGGAACTAGTGGCCAG ACAGCTATGGAACACTCTGCTCAGGTGATATTATACACACCTTTTGCccgaagggcagcttag
- the LOC136492285 gene encoding uncharacterized protein, with product MRDVRASPSPIPEDAERRAKNRAHAEAHKERKDAEEARRKRKSLERDKLGKRRRQQRHDGLPVEPSLSSSSMDSSSDDDESEVGRGPLDHLPDIKETTLGASASGPASPGGGGEGAWGLAIARPGAEADRPETRESVKRAVSPVGSTAEVEQATARAAQLPSQRAEEALESGEGWPVPADTGAVPPPLSRTRDAVQKLLCPRSSQKRQAKAPALAPLKTLKVSTSSTAQWVVEAQAAIQRGAASARADPKEPVAQGEATKATTKQVGEEAPTSREAGALEPGEAKAPSVVEVVEGEAEAPRTSEAEVAEAGASRASEAEVADIGAPRTTEAEVAEARVPGTTEAKAAEAGLGAAKPMAQDTETEAGQASVPPPVQDPPPSQESTREVEELEAQSLRKSMFLRRERDV from the exons atgagggatgtgcgagcctccccgtcgcccattcccgaggacgcagAGCGGCGGGCGAAGAacagggcgcacgccgaggcgcacaaggagcggaaggacgccgaggaggcaaggcgcaagagaaAGAGCCTCGAGCGCGACAAACTGGGGAAACGTCGCCGGCAAcagaggcacgacggtctcccggtggagccgTCTCTGTCATCGTCGTCGatggattcttcgagcgatgacgacgagagcgaggtggggcggggtcctctagaccatctccctgacatcaaGGAGACGACGCTCGGGGCGTCGGCGAGCGGCCCGGCgtctccaggaggaggaggagagggcgcctgggggctggcgatcgcccgccccggggccgaggccgacaggCCCGAGACACGGGAGTCGGTGAAGCGCGCcgttagcccggtgggctcgacagcGGAGGTGGAACAGGCGACGGCGAGGGCGGCCCAACTGCCTTCGCAGAGGGCCGAGGAGGCGTTGGAGTCCGGCGAGGGCTGGCCGGTACCGGCGGACAcgggggccgtgccaccgccgttgTCGAGGACGAGGGACGCGGTGCAGAAGCTAttgtgtccccgttcgag CCAGAAGCGTCAGGCGAAAGCGCCCGCCCTGGCGCCACTTAAgacgctcaaggtgagcaccagctccaccgcccaatgggtggtggaaGCGCAGGCTGCCAtacagcgtggcgcggcgtcagctagggccgacccgaaggagccggtcgcccagggagaggctaccaaggcgacCACGAAGCAGgtgggggaggaggcgcctacgtCCCGTGAGGCCGGGGCCCTCGAGCCAGGTGAAGCCAAGGCGCCTTCAGTTGTTGAGGTCGtcgagggcgaggccgaggcccctaggacctctgaggccgaggtggcggaggccggggCTTCCAGGGCTTCCGAAGCCGAGGTGGCAGACATCGGGGCTCcaaggaccaccgaggccgaggtggctgAGGCTAGAGttcccgggaccaccgaggccaaggcGGCGGAGGCCGGCTTGGGCGCGGCGAAGCCGATGGCCCAGGATACGGAGACGGAGGCAGGGCAAGCTTCGGTACCACCCCCGGTCCAAGACCCGCCGCCGTCGCAGGAGAgcacccgggaggtggag gagctcgaggcccagtCTCTCAggaagtcgatgttcctccggcgggagagggatgtctaa
- the LOC136494566 gene encoding nuclear poly(A) polymerase 4-like, giving the protein MAMASQPKQMFGEPISLVGPTPADLEATAQLEKVLREAGMYESPEESAVCAEVLRDLQGIVDLWVKQLTLKHGYPDAMVDEATALLLPFGSYCLGVHGGGSDIDVLVVGPSFVDRDQDFFGVLAGALAETEAVTDLQPVPGAHVPVMKLRFRGVQVDLVYASVNLPVVPRDLDMSDRSVLRGLDHVTARSMNGVRVADEILRLVPDAAAFRTTLRCVKLWAKARGVYSNVSGFLGGVAWAILVARVCQLYPNAAPSMLVSRFFKVLGQWRWPTPVMLCDIEHDAELGLPVWDGRRDPRDRTHLMPVITPAYPCMNCTYNVSQATKRIIKEQIQAGHVACQEIAAAGGRCWGALFQPFQFFRTHKSYLQVDATVAGGEEELREWKGWVESRLRQLVAKVERDTFGELLCHQNPRAYDAEPHGLRCASSFFVGLSKPRQQQQKPSPPQGQQPQFDLRATADEFLQDVYTYRFWRPGLELVVKHVRRKDLPSYVMQKIRGPNIHELKRKRADDDSSPSSPPLCSSSSASSGDDDPVRRPSSRARLHPT; this is encoded by the coding sequence ATGGCCATGGCTTCCCAGCCGAAGCAGATGTTCGGCGAGCCCATCTCTCTGGTTGGCCCGACGCCcgccgacctcgaggccacggcgCAGCTGGAGAAGGTCCTGCGTGAAGCGGGGATGTACGAGAGCCCCGAGGAGTCGGCGGTCTGCGCCGAGGTGCTGCGCGACCTCCAGGGAATCGTGGACCTCTGGGTGAAGCAGCTCACGCTCAAGCATGGGTACCCCGACGCCATGGTCGACGAGGCCACCGCCCTGCTGCTCCCCTTCGGATCCTACTGCCTCGGCGTCCACGGCGGCGGCTCCGACATCGACGTGCTCGTCGTCGGGCCCTCCTTCGTGGACCGCGACCAAGACTTCTTCGGCGTGCTGGCCGGCGCGCTGGCCGAGACGGAGGCGGTGACGGACCTGCAGCCCGTGCCCGGCGCGCACGTCCCCGTCATGAAGCTGAGGTTCCGCGGCGTGCAGGTGGACCTCGTCTACGCCAGCGTCAACCTCCCCGTGGTGCCCCGGGACCTGGATATGAGCGACCGCTCCGTACTCCGCGGCCTGGACCACGTCACCGCCCGCAGCATGAACGGCGTGCGCGTGGCCGACGAGATCCTGCGGCTGGTCCCCGACGCCGCCGCGTTCCGCACGACGCTGCGGTGCGTGAAGCTGTGGGCCAAGGCGCGGGGCGTGTACTCCAACGTGTCCGGCTTCCTCGGCGGCGTGGCGTGGGCCATCCTGGTGGCGCGCGTGTGCCAGCTCTACCCCAACGCCGCGCCCAGCATGCTGGTGTCGCGCTTCTTCAAGGTGCTCGGCCAGTGGAGGTGGCCCACCCCGGTGATGCTCTGCGACATCGAGCACGACGCCGAGCTCGGCCTCCCCGTCTGGGACGGGCGGAGGGATCCGCGCGACCGGACCCACCTCATGCCCGTCATCACGCCGGCGTACCCGTGCATGAACTGCACCTACAACGTCTCGCAGGCCACGAAGCGGATCATCAAGGAGCAGATCCAGGCCGGCCACGTCGCGTGCCAGGagatcgccgccgccggcggtcgCTGCTGGGGCGCGCTGTTCCAGCCGTTCCAGTTCTTCAGGACGCACAAGAGCTATCTGCAGGTGGACGCGACGGTGGCGGGAGGCGAAGAAGAGCTCCGGGAGTGGAAGGGGTGGGTGGAGTCGCGGCTGCGGCAGCTGGTGGCCAAGGTCGAGAGGGACACGTTCGGCGAGCTTCTATGCCATCAGAACCCGCGCGCCTACGACGCCGAGCCACACGGCTTGCGGTGCGCGTCTTCCTTCTTCGTGGGCTTGTCGAAgccacggcagcagcagcagaagccgTCCCCGCCGCAAGGGCAGCAGCCGCAGTTTGACCTCCGTGCGACGGCAGACGAATTCCTGCAGGACGTCTACACATACAGGTTCTGGAGGCCCGGCTTGGAGTTGGTCGTCAAGCACGTCCGGCGGAAGGACCTGCCATCGTACGTGATGCAGAAGATTCGTGGTCCGAATATCCATGAGCTTAAGAGGAAGCGCGCCGACGACGATTCTTCACCTTCGTCGCCGCCATTGTGTTCGTCGTCCTCCGCCTCCTCTGGTGACGATGACCCCGTCCGAAGACCGAGCAGCAGGGCAAGGCTGCATCCAACATAG